Proteins from a single region of Haloarcula laminariae:
- a CDS encoding ornithine cyclodeaminase family protein, translating to MSTALFLSSAEISELAHPTEYVDPVRAGYRERGHGAPAEPRTTLFNDAPAGMLTGYLAVLPETGAMGGYTYAAGFGERDAHFALPLFDADSGAPLALLDGASMNPHKTGAAGAVGVDALAPVDASDLAIIGSGTQARGQLRATATVRDFDRVEVYSPTQSNRQEFAAEMNETLDATVAAVASSAAAVEGADVVITATNAADPVFDGEMLDPGTHVTAMGQYHPEKRELDAATIERAKYVPDLRARVTQDAGSFIHAMDEGVVDEDHIHGELGEVLVGDAPGRESPEDITVFDSGGTAIETVAAAKMLYDRAVEEDVGEEIDFAPASEAMDR from the coding sequence ATGTCGACCGCCCTGTTTCTTTCGAGCGCCGAGATATCCGAGCTAGCTCACCCAACGGAGTACGTCGACCCGGTCCGTGCGGGCTACCGTGAACGCGGCCACGGCGCCCCCGCGGAACCCCGGACGACGCTGTTCAACGACGCGCCGGCCGGAATGCTGACCGGTTACCTCGCCGTCCTCCCGGAGACGGGCGCTATGGGCGGGTACACCTACGCCGCCGGCTTCGGCGAGCGGGACGCACATTTCGCCCTGCCGCTCTTCGACGCCGATTCGGGCGCCCCGCTGGCGCTGCTCGACGGCGCGAGCATGAACCCCCACAAGACGGGCGCGGCCGGCGCCGTCGGCGTGGACGCACTGGCGCCGGTCGACGCCTCGGACCTCGCCATAATCGGCAGCGGCACCCAGGCCCGCGGCCAGCTCCGGGCGACCGCGACGGTGCGGGACTTCGACCGCGTCGAGGTGTACTCGCCCACACAGTCCAACCGCCAGGAGTTCGCCGCCGAGATGAACGAGACCCTCGACGCCACGGTCGCCGCGGTCGCCTCCTCGGCCGCCGCGGTCGAGGGCGCCGACGTGGTCATCACGGCGACCAACGCCGCCGACCCCGTCTTCGACGGCGAGATGCTCGACCCGGGGACCCACGTCACCGCGATGGGACAGTACCACCCGGAGAAGCGCGAACTCGACGCCGCGACCATTGAGCGCGCGAAGTACGTCCCCGACCTCCGGGCCCGCGTCACACAGGACGCCGGGTCGTTCATCCACGCCATGGACGAGGGCGTCGTCGACGAGGACCACATCCACGGCGAGCTCGGCGAGGTGCTCGTCGGCGACGCCCCGGGACGGGAGTCGCCGGAAGACATCACGGTATTCGACTCGGGGGGCACCGCCATCGAGACCGTGGCTGCCGCGAAGATGCTGTACGACCGTGCCGTCGAGGAGGACGTGGGCGAGGAGATAGACTTCGCGCCCGCCAGCGAAGCGATGGACCGCTAG